A region of the Nocardia asteroides genome:
GGCCTCCGCGGCGACCAGCGGGTTGTAGCGGCCGGTGTCCAGCACCTCGGCCAGGTCGACCACGCCGTTGCTGGTGCGCAGCACGTGGGCGTGCGGATTCAGGCGGCGCACCGCGGCCTCCACCGCGCCCGCGGCGGCGGCGCCGACCAAGTCGGTCTTGTTGACCAGCAGCACGTCGGCGAACTCGACCTGATCCACCAGCAGATCGGCGATGGTGCGCGCGTCGCCCTCGCCCGCTTGCAGGTTCCGCTCGGCTAGCGCCTGCCCGCGCGCCACCTCCGCGAGGAAGGTCGAGGCGTCCACCACGGTCACCATGGTGTCCAGCCGGGCGATGTCTCCCAGCCGGAACCCGTCCTCGAATTCCCAGTCGAACGTGGCGGCCACCGGCATCGGCTCGGAGATGCCGGTGGACTCGATCACCAGCTGATCGAACCGCCCCTCGCGAGCGAGCCGGGCGACGGCCTCGATCAGGTCCTCGCGCAGGGTGCAGCAGATGCAGCCGTTGGTCAGCTCGACCAGTTTCTCCTCCGTGCGGTCGAGGTGACCCTGGCCCGCGACCAGCGCGGCGTCGATGTTGACCTCACTCATGTCGTTGACGATGACCGCCACCCGGCGGCCCTCTCGGTTGGCGAGGATGTGGTTGAGCAGCGTCGTCTTGCCCGCACCGAGAAAGCCGGACAGCACGGTGACGGGAAGCAGATCGGAGTCCATGGGGTTAATGATAACGATTTTCATTTGCTGTCGGCGAACCGGTCCCGGGCGCCGGTGTCGACGCGGCCGCACCGCCGTAGGGTTTGTGTCGTGAAATTGCTGCCATTGCCCGCCGAGGGGCAGACCCCCGTCCGGGCGCTCACCATCGCCGGTACCGATTCCGGCGGAGGCGCCGGAATCCAAGCCGATACCCGCACGATGGCGTTGTGCGGCGTGCACGCCTTGGTGGCGGTGGCGGCGGTGACCGTGCAGAACTCGGTGGGTGTCAGCGGCTTTCACGAGATTCCGCCGCAGGTCGTGGCCGATCAGGTGCGCTCGGTCGCCGGGGACATCGGCGTCGGTGCCGCGAAGACCGGCATGCTGGCCTCCACCGCGATCATCGAGGCGGTCGCCGCGGTGTGCCGGGAGGTCGGCATCGGTCGCGAGGGCGACATTCCGCTGGTCGTCGATCCGGTCGCGGCCTCGATGCACGGCGA
Encoded here:
- a CDS encoding GTP-binding protein, whose product is MDSDLLPVTVLSGFLGAGKTTLLNHILANREGRRVAVIVNDMSEVNIDAALVAGQGHLDRTEEKLVELTNGCICCTLREDLIEAVARLAREGRFDQLVIESTGISEPMPVAATFDWEFEDGFRLGDIARLDTMVTVVDASTFLAEVARGQALAERNLQAGEGDARTIADLLVDQVEFADVLLVNKTDLVGAAAAGAVEAAVRRLNPHAHVLRTSNGVVDLAEVLDTGRYNPLVAAEAEGWAEELAGGHTPETEEYGIRSLTYTADRPFHPLRLSEALEQLRGLLRSKGFCWIASRSTLAAVWSQAGPNLVFEPAAWWSSLEVPPGQEIVFIGIKLDSEEVRALLDAALLTDEEFTEGPSAWADYPDPFPVWEDLHEHA